Proteins from a single region of Oreochromis niloticus isolate F11D_XX linkage group LG7, O_niloticus_UMD_NMBU, whole genome shotgun sequence:
- the tes gene encoding testin, translating to MEIEKELKKVTLGHEFGAGAACLKCKDKCEGFELHFWRKICRNCKCGITEHDVAMNSEENKKVGKLFEDTKYTGLIAKLKTDGIPSYQGNMVTITLPSPATAYTVSPSATSTVVPPSARAGSVSPSAAAGSVSPSAAAGSVSPSATAGSLSPSATAGSLSPSATAGSVPSAGASAGSAATGVQGQARVQPVPASATPVRASKVPVTVSATSANVVPVPKDVPMKTVTYEWAPPVANKYLAVRYIELLPPEKRPVAGTEGAAYRRQQMARQLPEHDQDPSRCHELSPAEVKQMQQFVRKYKDEALGVGDVMLPEEMALVQAGGLGGSGIGVGGAPSAGGAEFGPRGGAAAGSIGGGGGAGYKPEAGVAGVGFGSGPGAAGPGVGAGGGGGFGPAAGGVGAGGGFGPAAGGVGAGSGLGPAAGGVGAGGGLGPAAGGVGAGGGFGPAAGGVRAGGGPLSGPGVGPSAGFGPAGGAMGTTATAGAMSVPGVQQAGLPQQNFSCHQCQQPMRKGEPAVYAERAGYDKMWHPACFVCCTCNELLVDMIYFWKKGKMYCGRHYGDSEKPRCGGCDELIFSNEYTQAEGQNWHLKHFCCFECDCILAGETYVMENDKPVCKPCYMKNYAVKCSSCQNAVEPEAQRVSYGDYHWHAEPQCFKCSGCSKCLIGQRFMAVKNFLCCSVECKKKIMA from the exons ATGGAAATAGAGAAGGAGCTAAAGAAG GTGACGCTTGGCCATGAGTTTGGTGCTGGAGCCGCCTGTTTGAAATGCAAGGACAAGTGTGAGGGCTTTGAGCTGCATTTCTGGAG AAAGATATGCCGAAACTGCAAATGTGGCATCACAGAGCATGATGTGGCGATGAACTCAGAGGAGAACAAGAAGGTGGGCAAGCTGTTTGAGGACACCAAGTACACCGGGCTCATCGCCAAGCTGAAGACGGATGGGATCCCCAGCTACCAGGGCAACATGGTGACCATCACTTTGCCCAGCCCTGCCACTGCTTACACGGTATCACCCAGTGCGACCTCTACTGTTGTTCCCCCTTCTGCCAGAGCCGGCTCTGTGTCCCCGTCTGCCGCAGCTGGTTCTGTGTCCCCGTCTGCCGCAGCTGGTTCTGTGTCCCCGTCTGCCACAGCTGGTTCTCTGTCCCCGTCTGCCACAGCTGGTTCTCTGTCCCCGTCTGCCACAGCTGGTTCTGTACCCTCAGCTGGAGCCTCTGCAGGTTCGGCAGCCACTGGGGTTCAGGGTCAGGCTCGGGTTCAGCCTGTACCAGCCAGTGCCACACCAGTCAGGGCTAGCAAAGTGCCAGTCACTGTCAGTGCCACATCAGCCAACGTAGTGCCAGTTCCTAAAGATGTACCAATGAAGACTGTCACCTATGAGTGGGCACCACCAGTGGCTAACAAGTACCTG gCTGTGCGTTATATTGAGTTGCTCCCACCAGAAAAACGCCCAGTGGCTGGTACAGAGGGAGCTGCTTACCGTCGGCAGCAGATGGCCCGACAGCTGCCTGAACACGACCAGGACCCGTCCAGGTGTCATGAGCTGAGCCCTGCTGAGGTCAAGCAGATGCAGCAATTCGTTCGCAAGTACAAGGATGAAGCCCTGGGGGTTGGAGATGTCATGCTGCCTGAAGAGATGGCTCTGGTTCAGGCAGGAGGGCTGGGTGGATCTGGTATTGGGGTTGGAGGGGCACCTAGTGCAGGAGGGGCTGAGTTTGGACCTAgaggtggtgctgctgctgggagtattggtggaggtggaggtgctGGCTATAAACCAGAGGCTGGGGTTGCTGGAGTTGGATTTGGTTCAGGGCCTGGAGCTGCAGGACCTGGTGTTGGGgctggaggtggtggtggttttGGACCTGCAGCTGGTGGAGTTGGAGCTGGTGGTGGTTTTGGACCTGCAGCTGGTGGAGTTGGAGCTGGTAGTGGCTTGGGACCTGCAGCTGGTGGAGTTGGAGCTGGTGGTGGTTTGGGACCTGCAGCTGGTGGAGTTGGAGCTGGTGGTGGTTTTGGACCTGCAGCTGGTGGAGTTAGAGCTGGTGGTGGACCACTTTCAGGGCCTGGCGTTGGACCATCTGCAGGCTTTGGGCCAGCTGGAGGAGCCATGGGTACTACTGCCACCGCTGGAGCCATGAGCGTCCCTGGAGTTCAGCAAGCTGGACTACCACAACAGAACTTT TCATGCCATCAGTGCCAGCAGCCCATGCGTAAGGGTGAGCCAGCTGTCTATGCTGAGCGGGCCGGTTATGACAAGATGTGGCACCCAGCATGCTTTGTCTGCTGCACCTGTAACGAACTGCTGGTGGACATGATCTACTTCTGGAAGAAAGGCAAGATGTACTGTGGACGGCACTATGGAGACAGCGAGAAGCCACGATGTGGAGGCTGTGATGAG CTGATCTTCAGTAATGAGTACACTCAGGCTGAGGGCCAGAACTGGCATCTgaagcatttctgctgttttgaaTGTGACTGCATTCTGGCTGGAGAGACGTATGTTATGGAGAATGACAAGCCTGTCTGCAAGCCCTGCTACATGAAGAACTATGCTGTG AAATGCTCATCCTGCCAGAATGCAGTGGAGCCTGAGGCCCAGAGGGTTTCCTATGGTGATTATCACTGGCATGCCGAGCCACAGTGCTTCAAGTGCTCCGGCTGCTCCAAATGCCTGATTGGCCAGCGCTTCATGGCAGTGAAGAACTTCCTGTGCTGCTCTGTGGAGTGCAAGAAGAAAATCATGGCTTAA
- the cpa5 gene encoding carboxypeptidase A5, translating into MMRGLLVFAALLVAVFGKVTFEGHKVLRIVPKDEVQLSLIKDLEEMMEFELDFWKGLTTVSNPVDVRVPSHVLNSVKDYLETQNIEYSTMIEDLQMLLDMEQKVMAGARVPQPQNTDSFDFANYHTLEEIYSFQDLLVAENPNFVSKIVIGQSYEGRPLNVLKFSTGGTNRPAVWIDTGIHSREWVTQASGLWFAKKIVTDYGTDPTLTAILSQLDIFLEIATNPDGYAFTHSGNRMWRKTRKPNPGSSCVGVDPNRNWDAGFGEPGASSSPCSETYRGPSANSESEVKSIVDFVKSHANIKAFISIHSYSQMLMYPYGYKTTPANDAAELHKVAQKAVSDLTSLYGTKYAYGSIIDTIYQASGNTIDWTYEQGIKYSYTFELRDEGRYGFLLPASEIIPTAQETWLALISIMDHTYKNPY; encoded by the exons ATGATGAGGGGGCTGCTCGTGTTCGCTGCGCTGCTTGTGGCAGTTTTTGGCAAAGTGACGTTTGAGGG GCATAAAGTGCTTCGAATTGTTCCCAAGGATGAAGTCCAGCTGTCTCTTATCAAGGATCTGGAGGAAATGATGGAGTTCGAG cTGGATTTTTGGAAGGGGTTGACTACTGTGTCTAACCCCGTGGATGTCAGAGTTCCCTCCCACGTTTTGAATTCAGTCAAAGATTACCTTGAGACACAGAACATTGAGTACTCCACCATGATTGAAGACCTCCAG ATGCTTCTGGATATGGAGCAGAAGGTGATGGCTGGTGCTCGTGTACCTCAGCCCCAAAACACTGATAGCTTTGACTTCGCTAACTACCACACCCTTGAAGAG ATCTACAGCTTCCAGGACTTGCTGGTGGCTGAGAACCCCAACTTTGTCAGCAAGATAGTGATTGGGCAGAGCTACGAAGGCCGTCCTCTTAATGTGCTCaag TTCAGCACTGGTGGAACCAACCGTCCTGCCGTCTGGATCGACACTGGAATCCACTCCAGAGAGTGGGTCACTCAGGCCAGCGGGCTATGGTTTGCTAAGAAG ATTGTGACTGATTATGGAACGGATCCCACTCTCACCGCAATCCTCAGTCAATTGGACATCTTCCTGGAGATTGCCACCAACCCTGATGGATACGCCTTCACCCACAGCGGT AATCGTATGTGGCGTAAGACCAGGAAGCCCAATCCTGGTTCTTCTTGTGTGGGAGTTGATCCCAATAGGAACTGGGATGCTGGTTTTGGAG AACCTGGTGCCAGCAGCAGCCCCTGCTCAGAAACCTATCGTGGACCCAGTGCAAACTCTGAGTCTGAGGTCAAGTCTATTGTGGACTTTGTGAAGTCTCATGCCAACATCAAGGCCTTCATCTCCATCCATTCCTACTCTCAGATGCTCATGTATCCCTATGGCTACAAAACCACTCCTGCCAATGACGCGGCAGAActg CACAAGGTGGCTCAAAAGGCCGTCAGTGATCTAACCTCCCTGTATGGTACCAAATACGCATACGGCAGCATCATCGATACTATCT ACCAAGCCAGTGGTAACACCATTGACTGGACCTATGAACAGGGCATCAAGTACTCCTACACCTTTGAGCTGAGGGATGAGGGTCGCTATGGCTTCCTCCTTCCTGCATCTGAGATCATCCCCACCGCTCAGGAGACGTGGCTGGCTCTGATTTCCATCATGGATCACACCTACAAGAACCCATACTAA
- the LOC100708903 gene encoding carboxypeptidase A1 — MLATMRELVAFAVLFVAGLGKETFNGHQVLRLVPKTDGHLSLIRDLHNMIELELDIWREVRDVGSPVDIRVPGHKLKIVKRYLKIYDIQFSTMIKDLQVLLDEEQKAMESASARVPEPRNTDNFDFFRYHNLSEIYSFQDMLVAEKPNLVSKIVIGQSYEDRPLNVLKFSTGGTNRPAIWIDTGIHSREWVTQASGLWFAKKIVTDFGRDPKLTAILNQMDIFLEIVTNPDGYFFTHTNSRMWRKTRKPNPGSRCVGVDPNRNWKAGFGGPGSSGNPCSQTYRGPRAESESEVNSIVEFVKSHNIKAFISIHSYSQLLMFPYGYIRSRIKDYTELNNLAQKAVTDLASLYGTSYKFGSIINAIYQASGGSIDWTYSQGIKYSYTFELRDTGHYGFLLPATQIIPTAQETWLALMTIMDHTLKNPY, encoded by the exons ATGCTGGCCACGATGAGGGAGCTCGTCGCTTTCGCTGTGCTCTTTGTGGCTGGTCTTGGAAAGGAAACATTTAATGG GCATCAGGTGCTTCGACTCGTTCCAAAGACTGATGGCCATCTGTCTCTCATCAGGGACCTGCACAACATGATAGAGCTGGAG cttgaCATCTGGAGGGAAGTGAGAGATGTAGGTTCTCCTGTGGATATCAGAGTTCCAGGACATAAATTAAAGATTGTCAAACGTTACCTGAAGATCTACGATATACAGTTCTCCACCATGATTAAAGACTTGCAG GTGTTGCTGGACGAGGAGCAAAAAGCAATGGAGTCTGCTTCAGCCCGTGTCCCTGAGCCCAGAAACACTGATAACTTTGACTTTTTTAGGTACCACAACCTCAGTGAG ATCTACTCTTTTCAGGACATGCTGGTGGCTGAGAAGCCAAACTTGGTGAGCAAGATAGTGATTGGTCAGAGCTATGAGgaccgtccccttaatgtgctCAAG TTCAGCACTGGTGGAACCAACCGCCCTGCCATCTGGATTGATACTGGAATCCACTCAAGAGAATGGGTCACCCAGGCTAGCGGACTATGGTTTGCCAAGAAG aTTGTGACTGATTTTGGACGTGACCCTAAACTCACCGCCATCCTCAATCAGATGGACATCTTTCTGGAGATTGTGACCAACCCTGATGGCTACTTCTTCACCCACACCAAT TCCCGTATGTGGCGTAAGACCAGAAAACCTAATCCCGGGTCCCGTTGTGTTGGTGTTGATCCCAACAGGAACTGGAAAGCTGGTTTTGGAG GACCTGGTTCCAGTGGCAACCCCTGTTCACAGACGTATCGTGGACCCAGAGCTGAGTCTGAGTCTGAGGTCAATTCCATTGTGGAGTTTGTGAAGTCTCACAACATTAAGGCCTTCATCTCCATCCACTCCTATTCCCAATTGCTCATGTTTCCCTATGGCTACATCAGGAGTCGGATCAAGGACTATACTGAGCtg AATAACCTAGCACAAAAGGCTGTCACTGATCTGGCGTCCCTGTATGGTACTTCCTACAAGTTTGGCAGCATCATCAACGCCATCT ACCAAGCCAGTGGTGGGAGCATTGACTGGACCTACAGCCAGGGAATCAAGTACTCGTACACCTTTGAGCTGAGAGACACCGGCCATTATGGCTTCCTCCTCCCTGCAACTC